A region of Tolypothrix sp. NIES-4075 DNA encodes the following proteins:
- a CDS encoding glycosyltransferase family 2 protein, with protein sequence MKANLPFVSVIIPAYNAEAFIGRTLESVLAQTYENIEVLVVDDGSRDRTAEIVTSFAEKDSRVILLEQQNAGVAAARNLAIEKSKGEYIAPLDADDIWYPSKLDKQVQCILEGGSSVGLVYAWSLFIDEDDVIIGQYTPYNYLNIHSVQGDVYPAMLFTNFIGNASAPLIRRSCFDKIGGYNCELKRQNAQGCEDWDIYLRIAECYQFRVVPEFLIGYRQVSISMSNSCKTMAKSYNLVMKDFQKRHREIPTYIYAWSASAFYVYLSWKSRACGDYWTTLGWIYNAVKLDYTPLLLRPIYQCIIECILKIVAKPITSLIWSDHHSWLQFLEKFKLVRKVAVNRNITVTEIQGQMYKPYQYPTKPYAKVMGQRWLQVLQMCRTIYE encoded by the coding sequence TTATTCCTGCTTATAACGCAGAGGCATTTATTGGTCGGACATTAGAATCTGTCCTCGCACAGACTTACGAAAATATCGAAGTTTTAGTAGTTGATGATGGTTCTAGAGATAGAACTGCGGAAATTGTGACATCTTTTGCCGAAAAAGACAGTCGTGTAATTTTATTGGAACAGCAAAATGCTGGAGTTGCCGCAGCGCGTAATTTAGCAATAGAAAAGTCTAAAGGGGAATATATCGCACCCCTGGACGCTGATGATATTTGGTATCCCTCTAAGCTTGACAAACAAGTGCAATGCATATTAGAAGGAGGTTCATCTGTAGGATTAGTTTATGCCTGGTCGTTATTTATTGACGAAGATGATGTAATTATCGGACAATATACGCCTTATAATTATTTGAACATTCACAGCGTACAGGGAGATGTTTACCCAGCTATGCTGTTTACCAATTTTATCGGCAATGCGAGTGCGCCATTGATTCGCCGAAGTTGTTTTGATAAAATTGGTGGTTACAACTGCGAACTTAAACGACAAAATGCTCAAGGTTGCGAAGATTGGGATATCTACCTGCGAATTGCAGAATGTTATCAGTTTCGGGTTGTGCCAGAGTTTTTGATTGGTTATCGTCAAGTTAGTATCAGTATGTCTAACAGTTGTAAGACAATGGCAAAGTCTTACAATTTGGTGATGAAAGATTTCCAAAAACGACATCGGGAAATTCCTACTTATATATATGCTTGGTCTGCCAGTGCTTTTTACGTCTACCTCTCATGGAAAAGCAGAGCTTGCGGCGATTATTGGACTACTTTGGGATGGATATATAATGCTGTAAAATTGGATTATACTCCGCTTTTGTTAAGACCAATTTATCAATGCATTATTGAATGTATTTTAAAAATCGTCGCTAAACCAATAACGTCTTTGATTTGGTCAGATCATCACTCTTGGTTGCAGTTCTTAGAAAAATTTAAACTTGTTCGCAAAGTAGCTGTTAATCGCAACATCACAGTTACTGAAATTCAGGGACAAATGTATAAACCATACCAATATCCCACCAAACCATATGCAAAAGTGATGGGGCAAAGATGGTTGCAAGTTTTACAGATGTGTCGGACGATATATGAATAA
- the crtD gene encoding C-3',4' desaturase CrtD: MPSDRVIVIGAGIGGLTAGALLAHRGYRVLILDQALVPGGCASTFKRKGFTFDVGATQVAGLEPGGIHHRIFSELEISLPEATPCDPACAVYLPGEKTPINVWRDLEKWQEERQRQFPGSEPFWQLMAALFNASWKFQGRDPVLPPRNIWDLWQLTKAVRSGTLITVPYTLFTVGDALRAYKLGSDRRLRTFLDLQLKLYSQVNAEETALLYAATALSVSQLPQGLFHLQGSMQVLSDRLVSALERDGGKLLMRHTVEHIQVKHNKAVAVVIKNQKTGEVWTESADHIVANVTVQNLVQLLGEKAPRGYKKRTEKLPPASGAFVVYLGVDASAIPTGCPPHLQFMYNANGEIGENNSLFVSVSHPGDGRAPEGKATIIASSFVDPLPWWQTEDYEGLKQKYTEEAIAHLSQYFYLKPETIIHVEAATPRTFANYTARDRGIVGGIGQRISTFGPFGFANRTPIKDLWLVGDSTHPGEGTAGVSYSALTVVKQIEAHT, encoded by the coding sequence ATGCCAAGCGATCGCGTCATCGTCATCGGTGCAGGAATCGGTGGACTCACTGCTGGGGCTTTATTAGCTCATAGAGGTTACAGGGTGTTAATTTTGGATCAAGCGCTGGTACCGGGAGGCTGTGCTTCTACCTTCAAACGCAAAGGATTTACCTTTGATGTAGGAGCAACTCAAGTAGCAGGGTTAGAACCAGGAGGTATTCACCACCGTATTTTCTCAGAATTAGAAATCTCGCTTCCGGAAGCGACACCTTGCGATCCCGCTTGTGCGGTGTATCTTCCTGGGGAGAAAACACCGATTAACGTTTGGCGTGATTTAGAAAAATGGCAAGAAGAACGGCAACGGCAGTTTCCTGGTAGTGAACCATTCTGGCAATTAATGGCAGCTTTATTTAATGCCAGTTGGAAATTTCAAGGACGCGATCCGGTGCTGCCACCACGCAATATTTGGGACTTGTGGCAGTTGACTAAGGCGGTTCGCTCTGGTACATTAATTACCGTGCCTTACACTTTGTTTACAGTCGGCGATGCTTTACGAGCTTATAAATTAGGAAGCGATCGCCGTTTAAGAACATTTTTGGATTTGCAATTAAAGCTGTATTCTCAGGTGAATGCAGAAGAGACAGCATTACTTTATGCAGCGACAGCATTAAGTGTATCACAACTACCGCAAGGATTGTTTCATCTTCAAGGTAGTATGCAAGTCTTAAGCGATCGCTTAGTTTCAGCTTTAGAAAGAGACGGTGGTAAATTGTTGATGCGCCATACCGTAGAACATATCCAAGTAAAGCATAACAAAGCTGTCGCTGTCGTCATTAAAAATCAGAAAACTGGCGAAGTCTGGACAGAATCAGCCGACCATATAGTTGCAAATGTCACCGTACAGAACTTAGTGCAACTATTAGGTGAAAAAGCTCCTCGCGGGTATAAAAAGCGGACAGAAAAACTACCCCCCGCATCCGGTGCGTTTGTCGTTTATTTGGGTGTAGACGCAAGTGCGATTCCGACCGGATGTCCGCCTCATCTACAATTTATGTATAATGCCAATGGTGAGATTGGCGAGAATAATTCGCTATTTGTCTCCGTCAGCCATCCGGGAGATGGTCGCGCACCTGAGGGTAAAGCAACAATTATTGCTTCATCGTTTGTCGATCCATTACCCTGGTGGCAGACTGAAGATTATGAAGGCTTGAAACAAAAGTATACAGAAGAAGCGATCGCTCATCTTTCGCAATACTTCTACTTAAAACCAGAAACTATTATTCATGTAGAAGCCGCAACACCACGCACCTTTGCTAATTATACAGCACGCGATCGTGGTATTGTCGGCGGTATTGGTCAAAGAATATCTACTTTCGGTCCCTTTGGTTTCGCCAATCGGACACCAATCAAGGATTTATGGTTAGTAGGAGACTCTACCCATCCTGGGGAAGGTACTGCTGGGGTGAGTTATTCAGCGCTGACTGTAGTTAAGCAAATTGAAGCTCATACGTAG
- a CDS encoding helix-turn-helix domain-containing protein: protein MCRVLKLEIKETQVELLELLRQQKTGFGKERIQALYLLKTRQVETVQHLAVVLGRGRITVQRWLRLYRDGGLNHLLEQRKSPGRTKTIPLEVRSLIKQELSEPEGFKSYEEVQTWLLASEGIKASYKVVHEVVRYKLKAKLKAPRPRSIKQHKGIEEDFKKNFRHG, encoded by the coding sequence ATGTGTCGGGTTCTTAAATTAGAGATAAAAGAAACGCAGGTAGAACTACTAGAGTTGTTGAGGCAGCAAAAAACTGGGTTTGGGAAAGAACGAATTCAAGCTTTGTATTTACTCAAAACTCGGCAAGTAGAAACGGTACAACACTTAGCAGTGGTACTGGGAAGAGGTCGGATAACGGTACAAAGATGGCTCCGGCTTTACAGAGATGGAGGATTAAACCACCTACTCGAACAAAGAAAGAGTCCGGGACGGACAAAAACCATACCACTTGAGGTGCGATCGCTAATTAAACAAGAATTGTCTGAGCCAGAAGGATTTAAAAGCTACGAGGAAGTCCAGACCTGGCTTTTAGCGTCTGAAGGAATCAAAGCATCTTACAAGGTTGTGCATGAAGTTGTCCGTTACAAACTAAAAGCGAAATTAAAAGCACCGCGCCCACGTAGCATAAAACAACACAAGGGCATAGAGGAAGACTTTAAAAAAAACTTCCGGCATGGCTAA
- a CDS encoding IS630 family transposase, giving the protein MSPLEQYRKVRYWCGDESRFGLQTITGKLITLTGVKPVGFTQWKRDNFYIYGVVEPLTGDNFVLEFSHLDTVCFEIFLEKLAALYPEDLHIIQVDNGAFHFSNYLQVPENIILLFQPPHTPEVNPIERLWKEIKKTLRWECFQTLDELREAVWKQLDQLSAYQVKSITGWDFILEALFVSGFS; this is encoded by the coding sequence ATATCACCATTAGAGCAATATCGAAAAGTACGTTATTGGTGTGGAGATGAAAGTAGATTTGGTCTACAAACTATAACGGGAAAGTTAATAACGCTTACAGGCGTGAAACCAGTTGGATTTACGCAGTGGAAGCGAGATAACTTTTATATCTATGGAGTTGTAGAACCATTAACGGGAGACAACTTTGTCCTTGAATTTTCACATCTAGATACTGTTTGTTTTGAAATATTTTTAGAAAAATTAGCTGCATTATATCCAGAAGACTTACATATAATCCAAGTAGATAATGGTGCATTTCATTTTAGTAATTATTTACAAGTACCGGAGAATATAATTCTCTTGTTTCAGCCTCCACATACACCCGAAGTCAATCCAATTGAGAGGTTATGGAAAGAAATAAAAAAAACTTTGAGATGGGAATGTTTTCAAACATTAGATGAGTTGCGAGAGGCTGTGTGGAAACAGTTAGATCAATTGAGTGCTTATCAAGTCAAATCTATCACTGGATGGGATTTTATTTTGGAGGCTTTATTTGTATCAGGCTTTTCGTGA
- a CDS encoding glycosyltransferase family 2 protein: MKADYPLVSVIIPAYNAEIFLSRTLKSVLSQTYKNIEVLVVDDGSLDRTAEIVETFAQKDSRVILLKQQNAGVAAARNLAIEKSRGEYIAPIDADDIWYPEKIEKQVQCMLQADQSVGLVYAWSAFIDEEDVIIGEYTSFYYLNIPSIEGYVYPAMMYTNLIGNASVPLIRRACFDKIGFYNSNLKQQNAQGCEDWDIYLRIAEYYQFRVVPEFLIGYRQVRGSMSKSYKSMAKSYDLVMADSKKRHPEIPTCIYNWSASSFYVYVLTISREYGDYWSTLVWLYKAIKLDNSPLLQTWVYRCFFICLMQIVVKHLTSLILPKHHSSLHQEKFNYPKNIAVTQVTTLADIQKEMHKPQEIPRKPHAKIRWRRWLYIVQLCRELSYIEKTKVSLTVC, encoded by the coding sequence ATGAAGGCTGATTATCCTTTGGTTTCAGTTATTATTCCTGCTTACAACGCAGAGATTTTTCTTAGTCGGACATTAAAATCTGTCCTATCTCAAACTTACAAAAATATCGAAGTTTTAGTAGTTGATGATGGTTCACTAGATAGAACTGCTGAAATTGTAGAAACTTTTGCCCAAAAAGATAGTCGTGTAATTCTATTGAAACAGCAAAATGCAGGAGTAGCGGCGGCTCGTAATTTGGCAATTGAAAAGTCTAGGGGTGAATACATTGCACCAATTGATGCCGATGATATTTGGTATCCTGAAAAAATCGAAAAACAAGTGCAATGCATGTTACAGGCAGACCAATCTGTAGGATTAGTTTATGCCTGGTCAGCGTTCATTGATGAAGAGGATGTAATTATTGGAGAATACACTTCTTTCTATTATCTGAATATTCCCAGCATAGAGGGATATGTTTACCCAGCTATGATGTACACCAACTTAATAGGCAACGCTAGTGTACCTCTAATTCGCCGAGCTTGTTTTGATAAAATTGGCTTTTACAATAGCAATCTTAAACAGCAAAATGCTCAAGGTTGTGAGGATTGGGATATTTACCTGCGGATTGCTGAATATTATCAATTCCGGGTTGTACCAGAGTTTTTAATTGGTTATCGGCAAGTTAGAGGAAGTATGTCTAAATCTTACAAATCAATGGCAAAGTCTTACGATTTGGTCATGGCAGATTCAAAAAAACGACATCCAGAAATTCCTACTTGTATATATAATTGGTCTGCCAGTTCTTTTTATGTTTATGTTTTAACTATAAGCCGGGAATATGGAGACTATTGGAGTACTTTAGTCTGGCTGTACAAAGCTATAAAATTAGACAATTCCCCGCTTTTACAAACATGGGTGTATAGATGCTTTTTTATCTGTCTTATGCAAATCGTAGTTAAGCATCTAACATCTTTGATTTTGCCAAAGCATCATTCTTCGTTACATCAAGAAAAATTTAATTATCCTAAAAATATAGCTGTTACTCAAGTGACTACACTTGCCGATATTCAGAAAGAAATGCATAAACCCCAAGAAATTCCCCGGAAACCACACGCCAAGATTAGGTGGCGAAGATGGTTGTACATTGTGCAGCTTTGTCGGGAGTTATCTTATATTGAAAAGACCAAAGTTAGTTTAACAGTTTGTTAA
- a CDS encoding ABC transporter ATP-binding protein → MMKEAKVIKILLPLLKLYPWAIPVIVTLGILSSLSEGLGISLFIPLLQSLDTNSQTAGSNFLVRYFNQIFLDVSPNSRLIIIALCIVCLIILKNCLVYSNGILFAWLNSQIGHRLRSGIFQQFLSVSYSFLESKESGKLMNILASETWRTSQALATLVGLIITTSTIAVYTVLLLLISWQLTLTVCVLMVLISLGIQLMTRSVKTLGEQAVEANSTLATRMWEGFAGMKVIRAFGRESYEQNRFDAVSKKVCRTFFKLDVISGTVGPVSEVLSVVLLMCILVIALLQDRSYLPTLLTFIFILYRLQPQVKQLDGARVGLMALTSAVGEVMSLLDSSDKPYIRSGRISFNSLKQGIYFERVSFIYNRLEKPALQDISICIPPGKTTAIVGPSGAGKSTLIGLICRFYDVTSGEISIDDCPLRELNLTDWRNQIAIVSQDVYMFSTTVLENIAYGSLDATEKEIIAAAKLANAHEFISQLPQGYDTKVGDRGVRLSGGQRQRIALARAIVRNPQILILDEATNALDSISEHLIQEALNTLSQNRTVIVIAHRLSTIEQADQIIVLNEGQVIEQGNLQQLLEQDGMFAQLYNLQYRNAHTF, encoded by the coding sequence ATGATGAAAGAGGCGAAGGTAATTAAAATCTTATTACCACTGCTAAAACTTTATCCTTGGGCAATTCCAGTAATTGTCACTTTAGGGATATTATCCTCTCTTTCTGAAGGATTAGGAATTAGCTTATTTATTCCACTTTTGCAAAGTTTGGATACAAACTCTCAAACAGCCGGTAGCAATTTTTTAGTCAGGTATTTCAATCAAATATTTCTAGACGTTTCACCTAACAGTCGTCTGATAATTATTGCTTTGTGTATTGTGTGCTTGATTATTTTGAAAAACTGCCTGGTTTATAGCAACGGTATTTTATTTGCTTGGTTAAACTCGCAGATTGGTCATCGTTTGCGATCTGGAATTTTTCAGCAATTTTTGAGCGTAAGCTATAGCTTTTTAGAAAGTAAGGAATCTGGGAAGTTAATGAACATTCTGGCTAGCGAAACATGGCGAACTAGTCAGGCTTTAGCAACCTTGGTAGGATTAATTATTACTACCTCCACGATTGCTGTTTATACGGTTCTTTTGTTACTTATTTCATGGCAACTTACTCTGACAGTTTGTGTTTTGATGGTGCTGATTTCCCTTGGCATTCAGTTGATGACGCGCTCTGTAAAAACCTTGGGCGAACAAGCAGTAGAGGCTAATTCTACTCTTGCTACTCGCATGTGGGAAGGGTTTGCTGGGATGAAGGTTATTCGAGCTTTTGGGCGTGAATCTTATGAGCAAAATCGTTTTGACGCGGTATCAAAAAAGGTATGTCGTACTTTTTTTAAACTCGATGTAATCTCAGGAACTGTAGGTCCAGTTTCTGAAGTTTTATCGGTCGTTCTATTAATGTGCATTTTGGTAATTGCACTGTTGCAAGACCGAAGTTACTTACCGACTTTACTGACTTTTATTTTTATTTTGTATCGCCTACAACCTCAAGTGAAGCAGTTAGATGGTGCGCGTGTCGGTCTGATGGCTTTGACAAGTGCTGTAGGGGAAGTGATGTCCCTTTTAGACTCCTCTGATAAACCTTATATCCGCTCTGGTCGTATTTCCTTCAACAGTCTGAAGCAAGGCATATATTTTGAAAGAGTTAGCTTTATTTACAATCGTCTGGAAAAACCTGCCCTTCAGGATATTTCAATTTGTATTCCTCCAGGTAAAACCACTGCGATAGTAGGTCCTTCAGGTGCAGGTAAATCAACACTAATTGGCTTGATATGCCGTTTTTATGACGTGACATCCGGGGAAATTTCTATCGATGATTGCCCCTTACGAGAATTGAATTTGACTGACTGGCGCAATCAAATTGCCATTGTTAGTCAAGATGTTTATATGTTTAGTACAACGGTGCTGGAGAACATTGCTTATGGTTCATTAGATGCTACAGAAAAAGAAATTATAGCAGCGGCAAAACTTGCAAATGCCCATGAATTTATTAGTCAACTTCCCCAAGGTTATGATACCAAAGTAGGCGATCGCGGAGTTCGCCTTTCTGGTGGACAACGACAGCGTATAGCCCTAGCTCGTGCTATTGTTCGCAATCCACAAATTCTCATCTTAGATGAAGCTACGAATGCTCTTGATAGTATTTCCGAACACTTAATCCAAGAAGCCCTTAACACCCTGAGTCAAAATCGCACAGTAATTGTTATTGCCCATCGCTTATCCACCATTGAACAAGCCGATCAAATTATTGTGCTAAACGAGGGACAGGTTATAGAACAAGGTAATCTCCAACAGTTACTTGAGCAAGACGGAATGTTTGCTCAACTTTATAACTTGCAATACCGCAATGCTCACACTTTTTGA
- a CDS encoding glycosyltransferase family 2 protein produces MLTLFESQKERFMPYSITEIEVTQPLPTISLSESDTGIALILRRKDKPIGFLMEALPAKSVLNAEYLAQLIATEIGTKLLQESIREELIKTAEFAHFPSLTVAICTKDRPDNLARCLKSLLNLQTPSDKVEILVIDNAPSDERTKELVASLPGVRYVLEPKPGLDFARNRALLSATSELLAFLDDDIVVDRKWLEGLMEAWAENQDAAAFTGLVLPYELATEAQILFEQRGGFRRGFEKIRYGQILPGNPLHPCGAGIFGAGCNMAFCRDILLKIGGFDEALDTGAPLPGGGDLDIFYRVIRAGYSLVYEPKYLVFHQHRREYEKLRRQYWTWGLGFMAFVIKSYQSDPPQRSQLRRLIWWWLKDQLQQFKDSLRGRHTLPPTMILAEFWGGIVGLLGEYSRSLKRVEQIRRQFS; encoded by the coding sequence ATGCTCACACTTTTTGAAAGCCAAAAAGAGCGTTTTATGCCCTACAGTATCACCGAAATTGAAGTCACCCAACCTTTGCCTACTATCTCACTTTCAGAAAGTGATACAGGTATTGCGTTGATTTTGCGACGCAAAGATAAACCCATCGGTTTTTTGATGGAAGCACTACCAGCAAAAAGCGTGCTTAACGCAGAATATTTAGCGCAATTAATTGCCACAGAAATAGGAACTAAACTACTTCAGGAAAGTATACGAGAAGAACTGATAAAAACTGCTGAATTTGCTCATTTTCCCTCGCTAACCGTGGCAATTTGTACTAAAGATCGCCCTGATAATTTGGCTCGCTGTTTGAAGTCTTTACTAAATCTACAAACGCCATCTGATAAAGTTGAAATTTTGGTAATTGATAATGCTCCTTCTGATGAACGCACTAAAGAATTGGTAGCATCATTACCAGGCGTGCGCTATGTTCTTGAACCAAAACCAGGTTTGGACTTTGCACGAAATCGCGCTTTGCTGTCAGCAACGAGTGAGCTTTTAGCCTTCTTAGATGATGATATTGTGGTAGACCGTAAATGGCTAGAAGGTTTGATGGAAGCATGGGCAGAAAATCAAGATGCTGCTGCTTTTACAGGATTGGTACTGCCATATGAATTAGCTACAGAAGCGCAAATTTTATTTGAACAAAGAGGCGGATTTCGTCGCGGCTTTGAGAAAATTCGTTACGGTCAAATTTTACCAGGAAATCCCCTGCATCCCTGCGGCGCGGGAATCTTTGGCGCGGGTTGTAATATGGCTTTTTGCCGAGATATTTTACTAAAAATAGGCGGCTTTGATGAGGCTTTAGATACAGGCGCACCCCTTCCAGGCGGTGGTGATTTAGATATTTTTTATCGGGTAATTCGAGCCGGTTATTCACTCGTATACGAACCGAAATATTTGGTGTTTCATCAACATCGTCGGGAATATGAAAAACTGCGCCGCCAATATTGGACTTGGGGTTTAGGTTTCATGGCTTTTGTAATTAAGTCTTACCAAAGTGACCCTCCCCAACGCTCTCAGTTACGCCGTCTTATATGGTGGTGGCTCAAAGACCAATTACAGCAATTTAAAGATAGTTTGAGAGGTCGTCATACCTTACCTCCAACAATGATTTTGGCAGAATTTTGGGGCGGTATTGTGGGACTTTTAGGGGAATATTCCCGCTCATTAAAGCGTGTTGAACAGATTCGGAGGCAATTTTCATGA
- a CDS encoding glycosyltransferase family 2 protein — MSTFAPWKILHIELNKGIPTLMAEAKYQGIYAVFWWYGIPLGHQEISADQLPMPALSLGNLIVKTITPTVGCHLLDHGFQAPLPVISENPSRDKPVDFHALITLQQPLKLLQERCSQPVSNSVSIVVCTRNRPQQLAQCLRSLSSLSQRPQQIIVVDNAPADDATRQVVAQMPGIQYVLEPRPGLSVARNTGIHHSTGDIIAFTDDDVVVLPDWITRLQQGFENPKVMTVTGLVLPGELETEAQVAFEKGFGGFSQGYRVLTFDTQFFEEMKHRGVPVWRIGAGANMAFRRKAFELLGYFDERLGAGASGCSEDSEFWYRILAEGWICHYEPTAVVYHYHRSDLDTFKQQMYQYTRGHVAALLVQFAKYKHWGNLHRLFVALPKYYTRRFLFALFNGFKSFNKMLLAEVSGCFSGINFYLKHSYTNVTQAKKRFD, encoded by the coding sequence ATGAGTACCTTTGCTCCTTGGAAAATTTTGCATATTGAGTTAAATAAAGGCATCCCTACACTAATGGCAGAAGCAAAGTATCAAGGTATCTATGCAGTTTTTTGGTGGTATGGTATCCCCCTTGGTCATCAGGAAATTTCAGCAGATCAGTTGCCAATGCCTGCACTCTCACTCGGCAATTTGATTGTAAAAACGATTACCCCTACGGTTGGTTGTCATCTTTTAGACCACGGTTTCCAAGCACCTTTACCTGTAATTTCTGAAAATCCTTCACGGGATAAACCTGTTGATTTTCACGCTTTGATAACATTGCAGCAACCGCTCAAGCTGCTGCAAGAACGCTGTTCGCAGCCTGTCAGTAATTCTGTTTCTATAGTGGTGTGTACGCGCAACCGACCCCAACAGTTAGCGCAATGCTTGCGATCGCTTTCATCTTTGTCCCAACGCCCACAACAGATTATTGTCGTCGATAATGCCCCTGCTGACGACGCTACACGCCAGGTGGTTGCCCAAATGCCCGGTATCCAATATGTTTTAGAACCCCGTCCGGGATTAAGCGTAGCCCGTAATACTGGTATCCATCACAGTACTGGCGATATTATTGCCTTCACTGATGATGATGTCGTAGTTCTTCCTGACTGGATTACTCGATTGCAACAAGGCTTTGAGAACCCAAAGGTGATGACTGTGACTGGGCTAGTCCTCCCTGGAGAACTAGAAACCGAAGCGCAAGTAGCCTTTGAAAAAGGCTTTGGAGGCTTTAGTCAAGGATATCGCGTCCTAACCTTTGACACTCAGTTCTTTGAGGAAATGAAGCATAGGGGTGTCCCCGTTTGGCGTATTGGTGCGGGGGCTAACATGGCGTTTCGGCGCAAGGCGTTTGAGCTATTAGGCTACTTCGACGAACGGCTGGGAGCAGGCGCTTCTGGATGTAGTGAAGATTCGGAATTTTGGTACAGAATTCTAGCTGAAGGCTGGATTTGTCACTATGAACCAACAGCTGTGGTTTACCATTACCATCGCAGCGACCTAGATACTTTCAAACAACAAATGTATCAGTATACCCGTGGTCATGTAGCAGCGCTTTTGGTTCAGTTTGCTAAATATAAACACTGGGGTAATCTGCATCGTCTATTTGTTGCCTTACCTAAATACTATACCAGGCGGTTTTTATTTGCACTTTTTAATGGCTTTAAATCTTTCAATAAAATGCTATTAGCAGAGGTATCAGGATGTTTTTCAGGAATTAATTTCTACTTAAAACATAGCTATACCAACGTAACCCAAGCAAAAAAGAGATTTGACTAA
- a CDS encoding class I SAM-dependent methyltransferase has translation MVTYTEDFFEFVRDGSIKSAKEIIPIIFDLIHPKSVIDVGCGTGTWLSVFQEHGVENIWGVDGDYVDKKNLEIPEDRFLSFDLKSPFSLDRQFDLVVSLEVAEHLPQDCAETFVDSLTRLGAVILFSAAIPFQGGTEHINEQWLDYWAKYFQEKGYVAIDCIRNKVWQNDNVEFWYAQNMLIFAKKDYLELPNYYLLRKHFEVSSSNQLSIVHPKKYLELVEKCIAETKAAEWYAAEAEKYLVASEPKNMSLNKVLSALPIVIINTLKKKLFPKNNRT, from the coding sequence ATGGTAACTTATACAGAAGACTTTTTTGAATTTGTCCGAGATGGTTCTATAAAATCGGCAAAAGAAATTATTCCTATAATTTTTGATTTGATACACCCAAAGTCAGTTATTGATGTTGGTTGCGGTACAGGTACTTGGTTATCTGTATTTCAAGAACATGGTGTTGAGAATATTTGGGGCGTAGATGGTGATTACGTAGATAAAAAAAATTTAGAAATCCCTGAAGACAGGTTTTTATCGTTTGATTTGAAAAGTCCTTTTAGTTTAGATAGACAGTTTGATTTAGTCGTCTCCTTAGAAGTAGCTGAACACTTACCCCAGGATTGTGCTGAAACATTTGTAGATTCGCTGACAAGGCTGGGAGCAGTTATTCTTTTTTCTGCTGCAATACCGTTTCAAGGAGGGACAGAACACATTAATGAGCAATGGCTAGACTACTGGGCAAAATACTTTCAAGAAAAAGGATATGTAGCGATTGATTGTATAAGAAATAAAGTTTGGCAAAATGATAATGTGGAATTTTGGTATGCCCAAAATATGTTGATTTTTGCCAAAAAAGATTATCTGGAATTACCAAATTATTATTTGCTTAGAAAACATTTTGAAGTAAGTAGCTCAAATCAGCTTTCAATAGTCCATCCAAAAAAATATTTAGAACTAGTTGAAAAGTGTATAGCAGAAACCAAGGCTGCTGAGTGGTATGCCGCAGAAGCCGAAAAGTATTTAGTAGCATCTGAACCGAAAAACATGTCACTTAATAAGGTACTTTCGGCATTACCAATCGTTATCATAAATACCTTGAAAAAAAAGCTGTTTCCGAAAAATAACCGCACTTAG